The stretch of DNA CCGACGACAGCGTTTCGTTCTGGCCCAGTCATGATGACGATACCATTGCTTTCCTGTCCGCTGGCAGTATTATCGGCGATGAGACTGTCTCCCGTATACATCAGATGGACGCCGAGGTAGTTGCCCTCGAGCGTGTTCGAGCGGGCGATCGTCTCCGACGAACGATAGAGATAGATCCCGTTTCGTCCACCCGTGAACGTCGAGTTTTCGATGACACTCGGAGACTGGAACAGCAGGACACCGGCGAGGCCTTCCGTCGGATCGTCCGGAGCCGACACTGTCACGTTTCGGACGACGGCGTCTTCGCTTTCGTAGACGATGACGCCACTGGCGGGCGTGTCGATGCTGACGTTTTCGACGCGGAGGCCGGTGGCGTTATACGCCGAGATCCCAGCGTCGGTCCCGGCGTAGTACTGCAGGAAGGACGCGTCCCACGCTCTCTCGTCGATGTCGACGGGCAGGTCGCCGCCCTCGCGCGTCACGTTGCCGACACCGGTGATGTCGATCCCGTCGACTGCGATCGCCTCGCTGGTGACCGTGATGACCGAGCCGTTCCCGTCACCGCGAATCGTCGCGTTCCCCTCGCCGGCGAGCGTGATCGGCTGATCGATCTCGAGTTTCTCCTCGTATGTCCCCTCGGGAACGACGACCGTCGTGTTCGCCGGGGCCTGGTCGATCGCGTCTTGAACGGTGTCTGCGTCCTCGCCGACGACCACGGAGGTCGGTCGATCGAGGTGTGCGGACGTGTTTTCGACTCGTTTGTCAGCCTGTTGCCGGCGGTCGGTCACGCGGTCGCGGGCGACTTCCGCATCGTCACGCTCAAACGATTGCTCGAGGGTCGATTCCCAGTCGTGGACGGCGCCACCGTGCTCGTCAGCAAACGCCTGTGCATCCTCGCGGTCGGCAAAGGGGATGACGGTGTCACCGGCAGGGGTTTGCGCGTCACTCCCGATGACGAACCATGCCGTCTCGGCGTCGGTCCATCCGGGAGCGTCGTCAGTGACTGGGTAGCCGTTGTCGTTGAGTTCGATCCCGGTGTCACTGTAGTCCGAGACGTACACTGTCATCGGATAGCCAAACCGCTGTTCGTGTTCGGGTTGGCGCTGCTGATCGATGAACGTCTCAACGCCGTAATAGCCGACGACGTACTGATACTGTGAGTAAAATACCTGCGCACGTGGGAGGTCGACCTCGTCGCTGAGTGAGTACTCGGACTCAAGGGTGAGTCCGACGGTAACCGTATCGTCGAAGGTGGCGGGATCGGGCGAGGTCGATCCCACGTCGACGACGAACAGCCCGACAGCACCGAGCGCAACGACGAGGAGAAGACCCAAAAAGACGGTGCTAAGGGAGCGATCGATCACGGTCGCCAGTTCGATTTCACGGGAAATATATGATCTGGTCTATTCTTCGAACCGACTGTCAACGATGTTGATCGTCGCTACGCCGTCTCGAGATAGGTCGCCGTCGCGGACGTCTGCCCGCGGTTGAACGAGAGGATCTTGATCCGGATTACGTCCGTCACCGCACAGCTGTCAGGGACGTCCTCGACGAAGACGACGAACCCTTCGACCTTGCCGACCGCCCGCCGCTCGCCGGAGTGGTGATCGGTGAACTCGCGGATCGCGACCGTCTCGACGTCGCCGATGTCGACCGGCGGCTCGCGTTGCTGGGCTTCCCGGTGGCGTTTTCGGGACTGTCGTTCCTCGGCTGAGCCACCGCGGATGCGATTGAACAGCCACGAGCCAACCAACAGAACGACGAACGCGCCGACGGCGAGCGTTGCTGAACCTGGACCGAGCATATCCCAACCGGTCGGCGCCGCGCTATTCGGTGTTCCGATCCGAGACGCGTCGCACTATGTCGCGGTGAGATCGACGAGCGCCACGTCGTCGGGGACGCGCTCGAGAACGCTCGCAGGCCACCCGTCGTGGGCGAGCGTGATGTCGGTCTCCGGATGCATCTCGGCGAGTCGCGCAACGCCGTCGGCTGCGGCTGCGAGGGCGGCGCGATCAGTTCGCTCGGGGACTTCGGCGGTCAGCGGGTAGCTCTTCGAGAGCGCCCGCGGGAACGGGCCGAAGGGCGGTTCGACACGCCAGGAGTCGTCGTACTCGTCGCCACGCGGTGCATCGCCTTCCGTGAGCAACAGGCTGTCCGGAACGGACAGCCGCTCGAGGCGCTCGTGGTGGCGCACGACTTCTGGCCGACGTGCGCTCTCGTGAGACGTGTAGAAGAACGACCCCTTCGAGACGGGGTCCGAGTGCTCGAGTTGCGAGGCGTGATCGAGCAGGGTCCGATAGCCGTCGAGCATCGTCGGGTGGGCGCGAGCGCGCTGTTCGACGAGTTCCATGAGGTTGCCGGCGCGGATCGCCTGCTTGATTCGGCGGATCTCGGCGAACGTGACGTGGAGGTTGTGGGCGGCCAGCTCCGACTCGCGTTCGTCGTCTGGGAGTGCGCGGAGTTCGTCGGGCGAGTGGTCGGTACAGACAGCACACGAACAGGGGAAGTAGTCGATCTCCTCGAGGTGGCGGGTACCCCGAACCGTCAGGTAGCGGTCGTCGCGGGCGTAGAGCGCGTAAGCCGCCGAATCGAACAGGTCACAGCCCATCGCGACCGCGAGCGCGAACATCATGGGGTGGCCGGCACCGAACAGGTGGACGGGCGCGTCGGCCCCGAGCCCGCGTTTGGCGGCGGCGACGGCGTCGATCATGTCGTCGTAGCGGTAGTCGTTCATCAGTGGGACGACCGCGCCAACAGGGAAGACGTCGAGGTCGGTGCCCTCGGCGTGACGGCCCGCTCGCTCGCGGAGGTCGGGATACGTCGAACCCTGGACTGGCGCGCTAACGAGCATCTCGCCCGTGTCGACGTCTTCGGCGATTTCGAGACGCTCCTGAGTGGTCTCGAGTTCCCGTTCGGCCTGCTCGCGGGGCACGTCCGGCGGGGTTGGAATGTCGACGGGTGTCGCGATGTCGGAGCCGATCTCGTGTTGGAACTCGAGGATCTCCTCGGTTGTCACGGTGATCTCACCGTATTCGGAGAGTTGGAACGAGCCGGAATCAGTCATGATCGCGCCGGGGAAATCCAGCATGTCGTGGAGGCCCTCCTCGAGGGCGCGTTCCCGAAGGTCGTCGTCGCCGTTGATGATATAGGAGTTCGTAATGAGAATCTCGGCACCGAACTCGTCAGCGAGTCGGCGGGGACTGAGCGTGTCCAGATTGGGATTGATCACCGGCAATAGCGCCGGGGTTTCGACGGTGACGTCCGCACGGGGAACGGAGAGTTCACCGATGCGGCCGCCGGCGTCGAGATCCCGAACTTCGAAGCACTCGCGCATTGCCTGCCAGTTGGACCGTCGGACGTAAGACGTGACGGTTTTCGACCCGCTGGACTCGAGCCGCAAGAGAGCGACGTTCCAGCCGAGAACGTCGGCACGCGGGGAGACGAAGGCGCTTTACGCGCTGGCCCGCTTGCGTCTCCTAATGAGTAAACCCACGCCCGACGTCTACGAGCAGGGCAAGGGCATGGACGCCCACAATCAGGTCATGCGCGAGATCCGCTCGCGCAAGGAGGCCAGCTACGATCCCCACGAGCCGACCCGCGTCTGGCTTGACGAGGACAACACCCCCGACGGCGTCAAAACCAGTCTAACAATCATTCTCAACACCGGCGGCTGCCG from Natrinema sp. HArc-T2 encodes:
- a CDS encoding NosD domain-containing protein → MIDRSLSTVFLGLLLVVALGAVGLFVVDVGSTSPDPATFDDTVTVGLTLESEYSLSDEVDLPRAQVFYSQYQYVVGYYGVETFIDQQRQPEHEQRFGYPMTVYVSDYSDTGIELNDNGYPVTDDAPGWTDAETAWFVIGSDAQTPAGDTVIPFADREDAQAFADEHGGAVHDWESTLEQSFERDDAEVARDRVTDRRQQADKRVENTSAHLDRPTSVVVGEDADTVQDAIDQAPANTTVVVPEGTYEEKLEIDQPITLAGEGNATIRGDGNGSVITVTSEAIAVDGIDITGVGNVTREGGDLPVDIDERAWDASFLQYYAGTDAGISAYNATGLRVENVSIDTPASGVIVYESEDAVVRNVTVSAPDDPTEGLAGVLLFQSPSVIENSTFTGGRNGIYLYRSSETIARSNTLEGNYLGVHLMYTGDSLIADNTASGQESNGIVIMTGPERNAVVGNTVRDTKYGLSPGGNANYVAHNIVEGSDLGLHVGSTSSIYEYNVIAGNNVGAEASAMLPTNRIVSNDFVGNDEHATAMSGPLRIWSHGDDGNYWQGAAGIASGDQSDLSYSPTDSLDKRLHRTDGTPTLARAPALKALAGLEGSVPGMRTGSVVDRAPSCEPNNPDLLSQTEWEDEAWTCYELTRTTNND
- a CDS encoding TRAM domain-containing protein, which gives rise to MLGPGSATLAVGAFVVLLVGSWLFNRIRGGSAEERQSRKRHREAQQREPPVDIGDVETVAIREFTDHHSGERRAVGKVEGFVVFVEDVPDSCAVTDVIRIKILSFNRGQTSATATYLETA
- the tgtA gene encoding tRNA guanosine(15) transglycosylase TgtA, producing the protein MRECFEVRDLDAGGRIGELSVPRADVTVETPALLPVINPNLDTLSPRRLADEFGAEILITNSYIINGDDDLRERALEEGLHDMLDFPGAIMTDSGSFQLSEYGEITVTTEEILEFQHEIGSDIATPVDIPTPPDVPREQAERELETTQERLEIAEDVDTGEMLVSAPVQGSTYPDLRERAGRHAEGTDLDVFPVGAVVPLMNDYRYDDMIDAVAAAKRGLGADAPVHLFGAGHPMMFALAVAMGCDLFDSAAYALYARDDRYLTVRGTRHLEEIDYFPCSCAVCTDHSPDELRALPDDERESELAAHNLHVTFAEIRRIKQAIRAGNLMELVEQRARAHPTMLDGYRTLLDHASQLEHSDPVSKGSFFYTSHESARRPEVVRHHERLERLSVPDSLLLTEGDAPRGDEYDDSWRVEPPFGPFPRALSKSYPLTAEVPERTDRAALAAAADGVARLAEMHPETDITLAHDGWPASVLERVPDDVALVDLTAT